A region of the Flintibacter sp. KGMB00164 genome:
TTCCAAAAGCGCATTTTAAAGGACAGAGACAGGGCCACCGAGGTGAGCACCAGGGGGACAAAGACCTTGAGATAGTTTTCAAAGGTCTTATAGGCGATCTTGTTGCCGATCATGCCCATGGTGAACATACGCTGGTAATAGGCGATGGGGTTGACTCCGATGGCCAGCAGCAGCAGGCCGCCCACCACCAGCGCCAGCAGAACCGCCCCGAGATAGAGCGACAGCTTTTTCCACATCGGACAGCTGTCCCGCTTTACGATATGAAATCCCATGTCACTCCTCCTCCCTCTTGCTCTGCTCCAGCTGCTCCTGGGAAATGTTGGTGTCCTTGGCGATGCCGGCAGGCTTGTCCTCATACTTGTTGGTCAGATCCAGCGCGCCGGTCATCATCAGGCCCAGCTCCTCCTTGCTGGTCTTGTGGGCGTGGACCACGCCCATCACCTTTCCGTGGCACAGGACCATGATCTTGTCGCACAGGGCCAGCATCACGTCCAGGTCCTCGCCCACAAAGAGGATGCCCACGCCGTCCTTTTTCTGCTGGTTGAGGATGTTATAGATGGCGTAGGAGGAGTTGATATCCAGGCCGCGCACCGGGTAGGCAGTGACGATGACGTTGGGACCGGCCTTGATCTCCCGGCCCAGCAGCACCTTCTGCACGTTGCCGCCGGACAGGCGGCGCACCGGCGTCTCGGTAGAGGGCGTCACCACGCCCAGCTGCTCAATGACCTGCTCCGCCGCCGCCCGGCCCGCCTTCCGGTCCACCAGGGGACCCTTGGTCTCGGAGTAGTTTTTCAGGATCATATTGTCCGTAATGGACATGGAGGGCGCCAGGCCCATGCCCAACCGGTCCTCCGGGATGAAGGACATGGAGATGCCCTTTTCCAAAATAGCCTTGGGGGAAAGGCCCACAATGTTGTCTCCCTTGTGGATCATCAGGCCCGACCGCACCGGCCGCAGGCCGGCAATGGCCTCGCACAGTTCCTTCTGGCCGCAGCCCGCAATGCCGGCCACGCCCAAAATCTCGCCGCCGCGGATATAGAAGCTCACCTTGTCGATGGCCACCGCGCCCTCGTCGTTGTCGATGGTGAGGTCCCGGATCTCCAGCAGAGGCCGGGTCTTTTCCACCACAGGGCGCTCGATATTCAGGTCCACCTTCCGGCCCACCATCCACTCGGTGAGCTCCTGCTCGTTGGTCTGGGCCGTCTCTACGGTGGTGATGTACTCGCCCTTGCGCAGGATGGCCACCCGGTCGGAAATGTCCATCACCTCATTGAGCTTGTGGGTGATGATGATGATGGAGTGTCCCTGCTCCTTCATGCGGCGCAGCACCGCAAAGAGCTTTTGGATCTCCTGCACCGTCAAAACGGCGGTGGGCTCGTCCAAAATGATGACCTTGGCGCCGTAATACAGCACCTTGATGATCTCCAGGGTCTGCTTTTCCGACACGGCCATGTTCTTGACCTGCTTTTTGGGGTCGATGTCAAACCCAAACTTTTTGGCCATGGCCTCGATCTGGGCATAGCGGTCCTTTTTCAGCAAAAAGCCCGCCTTCTCCTTGCCCATCCAGATGTTGTCCGCGGCAGAGAACACCTCCACCAGCTTGAAGTGCTGGTGGACCATGCCGATCCCCAGGCGCTTGGCCTCCTGGGGGGAGTGGATGGACACGGACTTGCCCTCCACGAAGATCTCGCCTCCGTCGGGCTGGTAAATGCCGGAGAGCATATTCATCAGCGTAGTCTTGCCCGAGCCGTTCTCTCCCAACAGCGCCAGGATCTCGCCCCGGCGCAGGGTCAGGTTCACGTCCTTGTTGGCCACCACGCTTCCGAAGGTCTTGGTAATCCCCCGCATTTCAATGGCGTATTCCTCCGCCATGGAATCACACTCCCTCTTTTGTATCTGCAAATCGTTGTCGGTTTTGTTTCAGGCTTGGTTTTTCCAGTTCAAACCGGACCTTGTTCCGGCCCAAACTGCAAAAATCAAAACCGGGCCGGCCGGTTGGCCGGCCCGGTTGTTCGGGTCTTCAGACAGCTGCGCGGGCGGATCAGGCCACCACAACGCCCTTCACCAGGTAGTTCATGCTGCCGGTGATGACGCTGTCCTCCACGGAGGGACCGCCGGCGGGCACGATCTCGGTGTTGGCGGCTACGACCACCTGGTCGTCCTTCACCTCATCCCGGTCGCTGGTGACCAGGGGAGCGTCCACCTTCTCGATGGTAGCCTTGCCGTCGGTGACGGTGATGTTCAGCTTCACGCCGGAGAACACATCCCACTCGCCGGAGGCGATCAGGGCCTTGACCTGGTCAATGGCGTCCTGAGTACCGGCAGCGCAGTTCTCGCTCAGGGGGGACACGTCAACCATGCCCTCATTCAGGCCGCCGTAGTAAGCGGGGCCGCCCATCTTCTCCACGAACTGGTCAGCGGACTCGCACTCCATGGCGGTCTGGATGGCCAGCTTGTAGTACACATCCCAGTTCCACACGGGAGCGGTGAGGTGGGCAGCGGGGGCGTCGGCGGTCATGTCGGAGTTGTAGCCGCAGCCGAACTGGCCGGCCTTCTCCGCGGCCAGCTGGGGCTGAGCGGAGTCACAGTGCTGGGCGATCACACCGCAGCCGTAGCTCTTGATGAGCTCCTCGGCAAAGGCGTACTCGTTGACCTCGTCGGTCCAGGTGCCCAGCTCCTTGACATAGACGGTGGCGTTGGGGTTGACGGCCTGCACGCCCAGGGTGAAGCCGTTGATACCGGAGCAGGTCTCGGCGTACTCGGTATCATAGGCGGAGACATAGCCGATGTTGTTGTTGCCGGTCTCCAGGCTCTTGAGACCAGCGGCGATGCCGGCCAGGTAGCGGGCCTGATAGATACGGCCGAAGTAGTTATTGTAGTTGGTGTCGTTGCTCTTAAAGCCGGTGGCGTGGGAGAAGATCACGTCGGGATACTCCTGAGCCTTCACTTCCATCTCGTTGAGGTAACCGAAGGAGATGCCGAAGATGATGCTGCAGCCCTCACCCACCAGGGTGTCCACGGCGGCGCCCACCTGGGTGTCGTCCTCGGGAACCTGGTCCACGATGACCAGCTGGGTCTCGGGATCCATACCCAGCTCCTTCATGGCCTTGGTGATGCCGGTGTGATGGGCATAGGTGTAGCCGGCGGTGTCGCTCTTCTTGTTGATATAGATGGCGCCTACCTTAAAGTCGGAATTGCTGGTCTGGGAGCCGCTCTGGCTGCCGGAACCGCTGCCGGAGCCGCTGCTGCCGCAGGCAGCCAGGCCCAGGACCATGGCAAGAGCCAGTACAAGTGCGAGAATCTTCTTCATGTGCAAAGTTCCTCCTTGTTTTCTCATTCGTTTCCTATTCCTCTTTTTTATTAAAACCGGTTTTCCCGGTTTTAACCACGGTAAGGGGACGCTCAGTCCACGAACTCCACGCCGGTCTCCTCGTTCATACTCTTGACTCTTGCCAAAGATTCCACCCGCAGGCCCTCGGCGCGCAGGCGGTCACCGCCGGGCTGGAAGGCCTTCTCGATGACGATGCCGGCGCCCACCAGCTCCGCTCCGGCATCCTTCACCAGCTTGGCCAGCCCCTCCAGGGCGGCGCCGTTGGCCAGGAAGTCATCGATGAGCAGCACCTTGTCGCCCGGGCCCAAAAACTCCTTGGCCACAATGATGTTGTACACACGGCCGTGGGTAAAAGACTCCACCTGGGAGGTGTACACCTCACCGGCGATGTTCTTGGTCTGGTTCTTTTTGGCAAAAATCACCGGACAGTGGAAAAACTGCGCCGTGATACAGGCGATCCCAATGCCCGAAGCCTCAATCGTCAGGATCTTGTTCACGTCGCAGTCTGCAAATCTGCGCTTAAATTCTTTGCCGATCTCCGCGAAGAGATCGACATCCATCTGGTGATTCAGAAAACTGTCCACCTTCAGCACGTCGGTGCCCTTGACCTTCCCATCTTTGCGAATCCGTTCCTTCAAAAGCTCCATAGGCCGGCCGCCACCCTTTCTATCTGTAAAATATAAACAAATAATGCACGGAAACAACGGCGTGGCCCGACAGTGCGGGCCACGATCCGATAGAAATACATTTTTATTGTACAAAATAATTGCCCATTGTGCAATCCCTTTTCTAAATTTTTTGTGACCGGACTGTGAAAGCAATAAAAAAAGCCTCTCCCAACTGGGAGAGGCTTGAAGCAATGCAATTAGTCGGTGACGTAGGGCAGCAGGGCGACCTGACGGGCGCGCTTGATGGCCTCGGTCAGCTGACGCTGATGCATGGCGCAGGTGCCGGTGGTGCGGCGGGGCAGGATCTTTCCGCGCTCGGAAGTATAGCGGCGCAGCTTGGCAGCGTCCTTGTAGTCGATGCACTCGACCTTGTCCACGCAGAAGGCACAGACCTTGCGGCGCTTGCGGCCGCGGGGAGCCCGGTTTTCACGTTCCATAGCCATGAGAGTAACCTCCTTTTACGACCATATACGGTCTAAGATTTAAAACGGCAGCTCGCCGTCGTCGTCAGAGAGTTCGGCAAACTGGTCGCCGCCCATGGAGGGGGCGCCGTAGCCGGAGGGGGCCGCAGGTGCGGCCGGAGCAGCGGGGGAAGCGTAACCGCCGGAGGCATAGCCGCCGGAGTATCCGCCGCCGGAGGCGTAGCCGGAGCTCTGATAGCCTCCGTCGCCGTCCCGCTTGGAGTCGCCGAAGTAGACGTTATCCGCCACGATCTCGGCGCTGCGGCGCTTGCCGCCGTCTTTATCCGTCCAATCCCGGATCTGCAGCCGGCCCTCTACCACGGCCATGCGGCCCTTGGTGAAGTAGCGGCTGACAAACTCGCCGGTCTGGCGCCAGGCTACCACGTCGATAAAGTCGGTGGAGCGCTCGCCAGTGGACTTGTCCTTAAAATCCCGGTCCACCGCAAGGGTGAAGGAGGCCACAGCGGTCCCAGTCTGGGTATGGCGCAGCTCCGGGTCACGGGTCAGGCGACCCATGATAATGATTCGATTGAGCATTTTAGCTCCCCCTTACTGGTCCTTGCAGACGATGAGGGAACGCATCACGCCGTCGGTGATCCGGAAAATACGGTCCAGCTCGGCGGGGATAGCGGCAGCGGCGTTGAAGGTCATCAGGACGTAGTAGCCCTCCATCAGATCGTTGATGGGATAGGCCAGACGGCGCTTGCCCCACTCGTCGATCTCGGAGACGGTACCGTTAGCCTCCACGACGGCCTTGAACTTCGCAACCAGAGCAGCGATGGCCTCCTCGCTCAGAGCGGGGTCCAGGATATACATCGCCTCGTAGTTCGCAGTGATCTTTGCCATGTTTCTTGCACCTCCTTATGGTCTTGTGGCCCCCGGTCTTCATGCCGGGAGCAAGGATAAGGCCCGCCTTCTCAGGAAGACAGGCCTAATTATTATATCTGATTTTGTCCAGAAGTCAAGGGGTTACCTCTATAATAATTTAAAATTTTTCCACTTTGAGGTCCTCCCGGGGGAGCTTTTCCCAGGAAAAGAGGGGGACGAGCTGCTGGGCGGTGATGGGCGCGGGCTCGGGAATGAGACCGGCCAGATGGGCCAGGCGGCCCAAAAGCTCGGGCGCGGTATACCGGCTCTGGAGCTCCCCCAGCTCCTGGTCCCGGTCCCGCTTGGCCAGCCGCCGCCCGTCGGCGGCCAGCAGCAAAGGCACGTGGCCATACTCCGGCTCCGGCAGCCCCAGCAGCCGCTGGAGATAGATCTGCCGTGGTGTGGACGAGAGCAGGTCGCTGCCCCGCACCACCTGGGTTACCCCCATGGCGGCGTCGTCCACTACCACCGCCAGCTGGTAGGCGTACACCCCGTCGGAGCGGCGCAAAATGAAGTCTCCGCAGTCGGTTTTTAAGTCCTCTTTGTATTCTCCCTGTAAAAGATCGCGGAATGTAATGGATTCCTGACCCACTTTGACCCGCCAGGCCGGGCGGCGGGTCTGGCTGAGAGCCTCCCGCTCCGCCTCGGTCAGCCGGGAACAGCGGCCGTCGTAGATCGTTTGGCCGTCGCTGCGGTGAGGCGCCGAGGCGGCCAGGCGCTCAGCCCGGGTGCAGTAGCAGGGATAGATAAGGCCCCGCTCCTCCAGGGCGTGGAAGGCCTCCGCATATACCGCCGTGCGCTCCGACTGGTACACCGGCTGGTTGTCCCAGGTGAGTCCAAGCCACTCCAGATCCCGCATCACCTGGTCGCACCAGGCCCGGGTACACCGGTCCGGGTCCAGGTCCTCCAGCCGCAGCACCATCTCGCCCCCCTGGCTCCGGGCGCTGAGCCAGGCCAGCAGCGCCGACCACAGGTTGCCCAGGTGCATCCGTCCGCTGGGGCTGGGGGCAAAGCGGCCCCGCACTGTTTTCTGTTCCATGGTCCGCCCCTCCTCTCCTTGTTGTGCCAAGGATACCACACCCCGCCGCCTCCCTGCAAGGCTCTTGCCAGAAAGCCCCAAGGGCGGGTATAATGGAGGGCGAAAAAATCCCAGAAATTTTTTCGTCTCCACGCAATAAAATGCCCCCGTTCCCCATTTCATAAATGACAGGAGAAATGCGCCATGCTGATGCTATTGGCAGCACTGCAAAGTGAATATGGCGTCCCCGACCCCCAGCAGCTGGAAGAGCTGATGGCGGGCCTGGCCGCCGGAGACCGGGAATCTCTGGCTCAGCTGTACCATCGCACCCGGGCGGCGGTATACGGCCTGGCCCTGTCCATTCTGGGCAGCGGACACGACGCGGAGGACGTGACCCAGGACACCTACGTGACCGCCTGGGAGAAGTGCCACCTCTACCGCCCTCAGGGCACCCCCATGGCCTGGCTGCTCACCATCACCCGGAACCTGGCCCGCATGAAGCTGCGGGACCGGGGCCGCACCCAGGACCTTGGAGAGGAGCAGTGGCACGCTATCCCCGCCCAGTCCCCCTCGGTGACCCCCGAGGACCGGGCCGTGCTGGAGGCCGCTCTCAACATCCTCAGCGACCAGGAACGGCAGATCGTGGTGCTCCACGCCGCGGCCGGTCTCAAACACCGGGAGATCGCCAAGCTGCTGGAGCTGCCTTTGCCCACCGTGCTGTCCAAGTATCGCAGAGCCCTGTCAAAACTCAAGACCAAACTGGAAGGAGATGACGCCCTATGACAGACCATGAGTTGGAACGCAGGCTGCGCACCGCCCTGGATCACGCCGCCCCCAACGACCTGGAGGGCGTGCTCTCCCGGTGTGAAACGGGGAAAGGAACTGTGATCGACATGACAAATGCCGTGGAAACGAAGAAGAAAAAGAAACGCTGGGCTCCCCTGGCGGCGGCCGCCTGTCTGGCCCTGGTGCTGGTTGGCGGCGGCGGAGGCTACTACTATTACAGCGCCAACAACGCCGTGGCCTCTCTGGTATCCCTGGACGTGAACCCCAGCATCCAGCTGGAGGTTAATAAAAACGAAAAAGTTCTCTCTGCCACCCCCATGAACGACGACGGAGCGGAGATTTTGGACGGCATGGACCTGAAAGGCACCCAGGCCGACGTGGCTATGTACGCTATCATCGGCTCCCTCCTGCAGCACGGCTATGTGGATGAGCTGGCCAACTCCATCCTCATCACCGTGGAAGACGACGACCAGGCGCGGGGCGAGAAGCTCCAGCAGGAGCTCACCGCCCAGGCCGACGCCGCCCTGGCCAATGCTCAGGTGAACGGCGCGGTGCTGGCTCAGACCCTCCAGAACAGCGAGGAGCTCAGTCAAAAGGCCCAGGAGTACGGCATTTCCACTGGCAAGGCGGCCCTGATCCAGGCCATCGTGGCGGGCAGCAACAACACCAAGACCTTTGAGGATCTGGTGGGCCTGTCCATCAACGAGCTGAACCTCCTCTATACCGCCCAGGCTCCTCTGGAAGGACAGACTTCCGGCAATGAGCAGAACACCGGCACAGCCAACACCGCCCCCATTACCACCTCCGGCTCCGCCAGCCAGAGCGCCTACATCGGCCTGGAGGCCGCCAAGGAGGCCGCTTTGAAGCACGCTGGGGTCTCCGCCTCTGACGCCACCTTTGTGGAGGCCGAGTACGACTATGACGATGGACGCATGGTCTATGAGGTGGAATTCCACGTGAAGGGCACCGAATACGACTATGAGATCGACGCCCAGACTGGGGCGGTGGTGAAGTATAAGAACGAGCAGAACGGCGCCAACACCGGCGCCTCCGGTTCTGCCAATACCTCCTCCTTCATCGGGGAGAGCGCCGCCAAGGCCGCCGCCCTCAACCACGCCGGGGTCAGCGAGAGCAGCACCAAATACTGCAACGCCTGGCTGGAGTACGACGACGGCCGCGCCGAGTGCTATGAGGTGGAATTTATGGCGGGCAACACCCGCTATGAGTACAAGATCGCTCTCACCTCCGCCACCGTGCTGGAGAGCGAGCGGGAGAGCTACGGCGGCTCTGGAAGCTCTGGACAATCCACCGGCCAGAGCGGCAGCCAGACCAGCGGCGGCTCCGGCACTTCCTCCACCGACATCGGTGCGGAAAAGGCCAAATCCATCGCCCTCAACCACGCGGGGGTCAGCGCCAGCCAGACCTCTGAGATGAAGGTGGAGCAGGACTGGGACGACGGCGTTCTGGAGTATGAAGTGGAGTTCAAGGCCGGCGGGGTGGAGTATGAGTACACCATCCACGGCGGAACGGGACAGATTTTGAAGTACGAATCCGATCGGGATTAAGAAGAAAGCCCTGGCTGTCAACGGCAGCCAGGGCTATTTGTTTGGGGAAAAGTTACGCCCTGCGGGGCGTCCTACTTTGCCCACGGCGGCAAAGTAGGCAAAACGCCGCCGGGGGCCGCCTTCGAGGAACACTTTGCCTGCGGCAGTGTTCCTAGGCGGCTTGCCCCCGGTCCCCCAATTACGGGGGCGGGTCCCTTTGAGCGTTTGGTCCGTTTCGGCGGCCTAAGTTTTGACCGTGCATCCCTCTACTCTCGGCCCACAGGGGCCTTTTTCCATCAGAATTTAAAGCTATTTTCTTCTAACGCACACCGCCTGGCGCCTGCCTACCTGTTGGGTGCGGCGGTGGTCGGGCGAACCAGCTGCCACGGTTTTGCCAGGGTAGGCGGTGTCCGTACAGCGCAGATACTTTTAAATTTCTGACCCGGCAGGGGCCTGTGTCCCCGAGGCAAGAAGGACCAGCGGTCTTGTCTTTGCCCGCCGGATAGAATTGCCCATTTCCCAGGAGGGCGTCCCCCGTAACCGGGGGTCTGGGGGGCAGATGACTGTGAGCGCCCGCTCCGCGAAGGCGCTCACCGGAATCAACCCCCAGTCACTCTTTGGTTCCTTTCTGGTGATCCAGAAAGGAACCCGCCCCGCAGGGCGGAACCTTTACTCATCTCCCCTGGCCTGCTTTAAAAACTCCGCATCCTTATCATCCAGAGCATGCAGCCCCGCAAAATCCTCCATGTGGTGGGTAAACTCATGGGCCACAGTGGCGAAGATCTCATCCTTCCAGGTCTCCTCGTCCTCGTCAGCAAGCAGAGCGGCAAAGGAGCCGTAGTAGAGTACAATATACCGCCCCAGCATATCATTGCAGTACTCCCCCATGATGTACATCTCCCCTGGGGGAAACGCCGGGTCGGGCAGGGCCTGCTCCTCCAGCTGGATGCCTCCGTCCAGCTCTTCAAAAAACGCGTCCGGGAACTGCTGGGCGATCTCCTCCAGCCAGTCCCCCATGGTCTCGTAGCTGGGCACCATGGCAAACGCCTCCTTTTCTTCCTTTTCCTCAGGATATCAAAAACTATGCTCCCATACAAGGGTCAGAAAACCTTCGAAAAAACTTAAGAATTATTCCATATCAATTTAATCTTTCTGCGGTATGGTATAGAAGACATCCCTTGGACAGAAAAGAGGTTTTCCCTATGCCATCCCGTTCCCGCGAGGCTGCCGCCTCCACAAAGAAAAAACGTCGCCGTTCCCCCCTGCCCTGGATTCTTCTGGTCCTGGTGGCAGTGGTGGGAGGCTATCGCCTCTATACCGGCTATTTCCCCTTCCAGCCCCGCCACTCCCTGGACGGCCAGACCATCAGCAGCGAGACTCTCTCCCAGCTGCGTGAACTGGCCAAGGAGGAGACCCAGGCTAAATACATCCTGAAAAATCTGGACGACTACCCCGCCAATCTGCTCTCCCTGCTTGCCCGCAACAGTGAAACTCTGGACTTTGTGGCGGGCTATCCCCAGCACAAGCACGACACCCCCGCCGACACGGTGGGCGAGGTGACAAAGGGAGAGTTCCCCCTGCTCATACAGTGGGATATGCGCTGGGGCTACGCCAACTACGGCGATGGTCTGATGGCTCTCAACGGCTGCGGCCCCACCGCCCTGTCCATGGTGATCTGCGGCCTCACTGGAGACAACACCATCACCCCCTACACCGTGGCCCAGTACGCTGACAGCCAAGGGCTGTATGTGGACGGCGTGGGCACCAGCTGGGATCTGATGCGCACAGGAGCCGAACACTTCGGTCTCACCGCCAAGGAGCTGCCCCTGGACGAGGGCGTGGTCACCCGCGCTCTGAAAAACGGCCAGCCCATCATTTGCAGCGTCGGCCCCGGCGACTTTACCACCAGCGGCCACTTTATCGTGTTGGTGGGCATGGAGGACGGCAAAATTCGGGTCAACGATCCCAACCGCCACTCCACCAGCTCTCAGCTGTGGGACTACGACACCCTGGCCGGACAGATCAACAATCTGTGGGCCTACTCCCTGGCCTGACCCTTCCCTGCCGGAGCAAAACGGGGTATAATAGAGATAAGAATCCGTGCTTAGATTTGGAACCCCTCCACCCTGTATTCCGTCTAAATCAGTAGAGAGGAAACACCGGAAAGGAGTGTACTGCCATGAAACGAACGGTATCCATCTTGCTGGCCTCTGCCCTACTCTTATCTCTGGCAAGCTGCGGCCCCAAAGGGGAGTCTTCCGATCCCCAGGGCAGTCAGAGCTCGTCCCAGAGCCAGGCCGAGGCCGTCTTTACCACCCTGAAGGAGCCCACCTACCCCGAATTTCCCCAGTTTCCCCAGCAGCCCGAGGACGGCCCTGACGCTGACTGGGACGCCTATTATAACGCCTACGACGAGTATTACAGCGCGGTGATGGAGCTGCGCAGCGGCGGCATCCCTGAGGGCACCCGCTTTGCCCTGAGCGACTTTGCCGCCAAGAGCACTCCCCTGGCTCTGGCAGGCCAGGAGGGGAAAAACGCCGCTTACTCCCCTGCCTCCCTGTGGGCGGCTCTTGCCATGCTGGTACCCTGCGCCCAGGGCGACAGTCAGGCCCAGCTGCTCTCCGCCCTGGGGGTGGCCGGTCAGCGGGAGCTCACCGACCAGGTGGGTCGCCTGTGGAAGGGCCTGTATACCAACGACGGGGTGAGCAGCCTGATTTTGTCCAACTCCGTGTGGCTCAATGATGCTCAGGAGGGGAACTACGTCCAGTCCACCCTGGACACGTTGGGCCGGGACTACTTTGCCGGGGTATACACCACCCCCATGGGCACTGCCGGAGCCAATCAGGCCATCACGGACTGGATTTCCAAGGAGACAGGCGGTCTCATCGGCGGAGATGGGCCGGTGGTGGAGACCACACCGGACACCCTGCTTCTGCTGGCCTCCTCCCTCTACTACAAGGCAGCCTGGCTGGAGCCCTTTGATGCCTCCCAGACCCAGGCGGGAGACTTCACCACCGCCGCAGGGAATACCGTCTCCGCAGACTTTATGCACGCTTCCAAAGCGGGTAGTTTTCTGAAACGGGATGGCTATCAGGCTGCTGCTCTGGAAACCCAACTGGGCGAGATGTTCTTCGTCCTGCCAGAGGAGGGCACAGCTCCCGAGACGCTGCTCAATGACCCCAACTTCCTGTCCAGCCTCAGCTCCGGAGCCGCCGATGTGCAGTACGGTACGGTGGAGTGGTCGGTACCCAAGTTTGACCTGTCCGCCGACCTGGACCTGATGAACACCCTGAAATCTCTGGGCATCACCGACCTGCTGGATGGCGACAAAGCGGATCTCAGCGGTCTCACCTCTCTGGACGCCTATCTGAACCAGGCCCAGCAGATGACCCGGGTGAGTGTAAACGAAGAAGGCGTGGAGGCCGCCGCCGTTACCATATTGGGCATGGGAGCGGGCGCGCCGCCTGACGAAACCTGCATCATGGAGCTGAATCGCCCCTTCCTGTTCGTACTGCGCAGCCAGGGTGTGACCCTATTTGTCGGCGTGGTGAATGAGGTGTAATTCTTTCTCTGATATAGCAAGCGTCCCCGCAGGGTGAGTTCCTGCGGGGACGCTTTTTGTGTTTGGAGGGTTCCGCCCTGCGGGGCGAGGAGAGGCGATGTTCCTTTCTGAGCGATCAGAAAGGAACCAAAGAATCGCTGGGGGTTGATTCCGGTGAGCGCCTTCGCGGAGCGGGCGCTCACAGTCATCTGCCCCCCAGGCCCCCATTACGGGGGACGCCCTCCAGAAAGATTGGTTTTGACCTCCCGGCGGGCAAAGACAAGATCTGTGATTCTTTTTGCCTCGGGCCTTAGGCCCTTTATGTGCAAAATTTGGTGGAAAGGTGCGTTGAAATAACACCGCCTACTCTGGCAAAACTGTGGCGGTTAGTCAGCTCGACCACCGCCGCACCAAACAGGTAGGCAAGCACCAGGCGGCGTGCGTTAGTGTGGCAATGCCTTCAAATTTTGATGGTAGCAGGCCCCTGTGGGCCGAGAATAGGACGGAAACCGGTCTTGATTTTGCCCGCCGGAAAACACCTAAGGCCCAAAGGGACACGCCCCCGTAAACAGGGGTCCGGGGAAAAGGTGACTGTGAGTGCCCGCTCCGCGAAGGCGCTCACCGGAGCCATTCCCCGGCGGCGTTTTGGTTCCTTTGCCGCCGTGGGCAAAGGAACCCGCCCCGCAGGGCGGAACCCTGAAATAAAAACGTGGGAGCGACGAAGAATGTCACTCCCACGAAAAACTCTCTTACGGGCGTAGAGGCGAAACGAAGTTTCGCACAAAGTTCTTTGCCAAGCTTTCTTTTAAGAAAGCGGGGGTTATTCGACGGTTTTCAGCGACTCCACCATATCCAGCTTTTTGAGCTTCCGGTGGGCCGCCAAGTTCACCACCA
Encoded here:
- a CDS encoding ABC transporter ATP-binding protein, coding for MAEEYAIEMRGITKTFGSVVANKDVNLTLRRGEILALLGENGSGKTTLMNMLSGIYQPDGGEIFVEGKSVSIHSPQEAKRLGIGMVHQHFKLVEVFSAADNIWMGKEKAGFLLKKDRYAQIEAMAKKFGFDIDPKKQVKNMAVSEKQTLEIIKVLYYGAKVIILDEPTAVLTVQEIQKLFAVLRRMKEQGHSIIIITHKLNEVMDISDRVAILRKGEYITTVETAQTNEQELTEWMVGRKVDLNIERPVVEKTRPLLEIRDLTIDNDEGAVAIDKVSFYIRGGEILGVAGIAGCGQKELCEAIAGLRPVRSGLMIHKGDNIVGLSPKAILEKGISMSFIPEDRLGMGLAPSMSITDNMILKNYSETKGPLVDRKAGRAAAEQVIEQLGVVTPSTETPVRRLSGGNVQKVLLGREIKAGPNVIVTAYPVRGLDINSSYAIYNILNQQKKDGVGILFVGEDLDVMLALCDKIMVLCHGKVMGVVHAHKTSKEELGLMMTGALDLTNKYEDKPAGIAKDTNISQEQLEQSKREEE
- a CDS encoding BMP family ABC transporter substrate-binding protein, which gives rise to MKKILALVLALAMVLGLAACGSSGSGSGSGSQSGSQTSNSDFKVGAIYINKKSDTAGYTYAHHTGITKAMKELGMDPETQLVIVDQVPEDDTQVGAAVDTLVGEGCSIIFGISFGYLNEMEVKAQEYPDVIFSHATGFKSNDTNYNNYFGRIYQARYLAGIAAGLKSLETGNNNIGYVSAYDTEYAETCSGINGFTLGVQAVNPNATVYVKELGTWTDEVNEYAFAEELIKSYGCGVIAQHCDSAQPQLAAEKAGQFGCGYNSDMTADAPAAHLTAPVWNWDVYYKLAIQTAMECESADQFVEKMGGPAYYGGLNEGMVDVSPLSENCAAGTQDAIDQVKALIASGEWDVFSGVKLNITVTDGKATIEKVDAPLVTSDRDEVKDDQVVVAANTEIVPAGGPSVEDSVITGSMNYLVKGVVVA
- a CDS encoding xanthine phosphoribosyltransferase is translated as MELLKERIRKDGKVKGTDVLKVDSFLNHQMDVDLFAEIGKEFKRRFADCDVNKILTIEASGIGIACITAQFFHCPVIFAKKNQTKNIAGEVYTSQVESFTHGRVYNIIVAKEFLGPGDKVLLIDDFLANGAALEGLAKLVKDAGAELVGAGIVIEKAFQPGGDRLRAEGLRVESLARVKSMNEETGVEFVD
- the rpsR gene encoding 30S ribosomal protein S18, which encodes MAMERENRAPRGRKRRKVCAFCVDKVECIDYKDAAKLRRYTSERGKILPRRTTGTCAMHQRQLTEAIKRARQVALLPYVTD
- a CDS encoding single-stranded DNA-binding protein, whose amino-acid sequence is MLNRIIIMGRLTRDPELRHTQTGTAVASFTLAVDRDFKDKSTGERSTDFIDVVAWRQTGEFVSRYFTKGRMAVVEGRLQIRDWTDKDGGKRRSAEIVADNVYFGDSKRDGDGGYQSSGYASGGGYSGGYASGGYASPAAPAAPAAPSGYGAPSMGGDQFAELSDDDGELPF
- the rpsF gene encoding 30S ribosomal protein S6; its protein translation is MAKITANYEAMYILDPALSEEAIAALVAKFKAVVEANGTVSEIDEWGKRRLAYPINDLMEGYYVLMTFNAAAAIPAELDRIFRITDGVMRSLIVCKDQ
- the gluQRS gene encoding tRNA glutamyl-Q(34) synthetase GluQRS, with protein sequence MEQKTVRGRFAPSPSGRMHLGNLWSALLAWLSARSQGGEMVLRLEDLDPDRCTRAWCDQVMRDLEWLGLTWDNQPVYQSERTAVYAEAFHALEERGLIYPCYCTRAERLAASAPHRSDGQTIYDGRCSRLTEAEREALSQTRRPAWRVKVGQESITFRDLLQGEYKEDLKTDCGDFILRRSDGVYAYQLAVVVDDAAMGVTQVVRGSDLLSSTPRQIYLQRLLGLPEPEYGHVPLLLAADGRRLAKRDRDQELGELQSRYTAPELLGRLAHLAGLIPEPAPITAQQLVPLFSWEKLPREDLKVEKF
- a CDS encoding sigma-70 family RNA polymerase sigma factor — protein: MLMLLAALQSEYGVPDPQQLEELMAGLAAGDRESLAQLYHRTRAAVYGLALSILGSGHDAEDVTQDTYVTAWEKCHLYRPQGTPMAWLLTITRNLARMKLRDRGRTQDLGEEQWHAIPAQSPSVTPEDRAVLEAALNILSDQERQIVVLHAAAGLKHREIAKLLELPLPTVLSKYRRALSKLKTKLEGDDAL